The Desulfonatronum thioautotrophicum genome segment CCTTATGCCTCGCCCCGCGGAGAGCGACACTGTAGGGAGGCTGTCCGTCAAACTCCGGGAAGAGCTGGCGCCAATGAATGGAGTCGCTGGTGTTGACAAAACCGTGCTTCTTGATTTCCTCGATCACTTGATCCATGTGTGATCGAGGTCCGGAGATGCAGAGGTCAATGATGTCAGTATGGTGCTTTTTCGTGCGTACCTGCATAAATCACCTCGACAATGTTGATGCTCCCTTCTTTTTCTTCCCACACAGCCACGTAGGTTGGCCTGCCTTTCTTGAGGTGGCAGTGATGGCGGTTCGAAGCCAGCTTGGAATAGTTTGG includes the following:
- a CDS encoding cytotoxic translational repressor of toxin-antitoxin stability system, producing MPKKAKENLYSLMLEIQEAGPVRGNWPNYSKLASNRHHCHLKKGRPTYVAVWEEKEGSINIVEVIYAGTHEKAPY